A DNA window from Daucus carota subsp. sativus chromosome 3, DH1 v3.0, whole genome shotgun sequence contains the following coding sequences:
- the LOC135151075 gene encoding uncharacterized protein LOC135151075, translating into MSPISPEDASEEFILRVAMSCKLHPSKNNGMYSSNPIVMAIYGARRYLAYARLTDKVWTEVFFPIMAPFIEDIACYKGKFYALNGRGDLFVCDIDDNSETQGRAKGTKIFSRPTDLDIGINYDNSRTYLVESEFGFWLVVREFKAKYFKAPHRARVKYRTCNFTLWKMELKYSDHPSELPSCTCIPENNLGDQALFIGRATCLSLPSSQYIRPNCIYFTDDTEVSFHKGGGHDMGIFNMETHTIEPFFQGKSIHPISPPLWYI; encoded by the coding sequence ATGTCTCCTATCTCACCTGAAGATGCATCCGAAGAGTTTATTCTAAGAGTTGCAATGTCTTGTAAACTACATCCAAGTAAAAACAATGGTATGTATTCGTCAAACCCGATTGTTATGGCCATTTATGGTGCACGCAGATATTTGGCCTATGCTAGATTAACAGACAAAGTGTGGACTGAAGTTTTCTTCCCCATTATGGCCCCTTTTATAGAGGATATTGCTTGCTATAAAGGAAAATTTTATGCCCTCAATGGCAGGGGAGATCTATTTGTGTGTGATATTGACGATAATTCTGAAACCCAAGGACGGGCCAAGGGAACAAAAATTTTTTCCCGGCCAACTGACCTTGATATTGGCATAAATTATGACAATTCAAGAACCTACTTGGTTGAATCAGAATTTGGTTTTTGGTTAGTTGTGCGGGAATTCAaagcaaaatattttaaagcacCTCATAGGGCAAGAGTAAAATACCGTACATGTAACTTCACATTATGGAAGATGGAACTGAAATATTCTGATCATCCCTCTGAATTACCTTCATGTACCTGCATTCCAGAGAATAACTTGGGCGACCAGGCATTATTCATCGGCAGAGCTACATGTCTATCGCTACCATCTTCGCAATACATAAGGCCTAACTGCATCTACTTCACAGATGACACGGAAGTGTCTTTTCACAAAGGAGGGGGACATGATATgggaattttcaacatggaaacTCACACCATAGAACCTTTTTTTCAGGGAAAATCTATACATCCCATCTCCCCCCCACTCTGGTATATTTGA
- the LOC135146758 gene encoding protein DEFECTIVE IN MERISTEM SILENCING 3-like, producing MVCKTLDSVKAMESYDKEGLVNKYAGIHRLGTSIRRTIDGRFLVICLEYLSPYVGDCINDDPQKMPDIPKPRSPNGGIPHGFIDDAVNMINIDRENLFNVTRDGYGLRETLFYDLFSHVQVYQTREDMIQAVPWIRNGALSLDGGMIMNKGVYALGDV from the exons ATGGTTTGCAAGACCCTGGACAGTGTCAAAGCGATGGAGTCTTATGATAAAGAAGGCTTGGTAAACAAGTATGCAGGCATTCATAGACTTGGAACATCTATTAGACGAACTATAGATGGACGATTTCTTGTCATTTGTCTTGAATATCTTAG CCCATATGTTGGCGATTGTATAAATGATGATCCACAGAAGATGCCAGATATTCCAAAACCAAGATCACCTAATGGAGGAATTCCTCATGGCTTTATAGATGATGCTGTGAATATGATCAATATTGACAGAGAGAACTTATTCAATGTCACACGTGATGGGTATGGCCTCAGAGAGACCCTTTTCTATGATCTGTTCTCGCATGTGCAAGTTTACCAAACAAGGGAAGATATGATTCAGGCTGTTCCCTGGATAAGAAATGGAGCCCTATCTTTGGATGGTGGAATGATAATGAACAAAGGAGTATATGCTTTGGGTGATGTGTAA